Proteins encoded in a region of the Gallalistipes aquisgranensis genome:
- a CDS encoding DMT family transporter gives MWLLLAFGSAFLLGCYDLFKKGALQGNAVVPVLFLNTLFSSLIFLPLIAGSASSCGWIEDTLFFVPSGDWQAHGLILFKSVLVLTSWLFGYYGIKHLPVTIVGPINATRPVMVLIGAMMFFGERLNLWQWIGVLLAVFSFFLLSRSGKKEGIDFRHNRWILFVFLSTLTGALSGLYDKFLMARLAPMLVQSWFAVYQFFIMAAVLFILWWPRRREGVPLRWRWSILGVSVFLSAADFLYFWALSYDDSMISVVSMIRRSSVIVSFAGGALFFREKNLAGKAVDLALVLLGMVFLYVGSR, from the coding sequence ATGTGGTTGCTGTTGGCTTTCGGTTCGGCATTCCTGCTGGGATGTTACGACCTGTTCAAGAAAGGAGCGTTGCAGGGGAATGCGGTCGTTCCCGTACTGTTTCTCAATACGCTGTTTTCTTCGTTGATTTTTCTGCCGCTTATAGCCGGCTCCGCCTCCAGCTGCGGATGGATCGAGGACACTCTCTTTTTCGTTCCTTCCGGTGACTGGCAGGCGCACGGACTGATTCTGTTCAAATCGGTGCTGGTGCTGACCTCCTGGCTATTCGGATATTATGGAATCAAACACCTTCCCGTTACGATCGTGGGGCCGATCAATGCCACTCGTCCGGTCATGGTGCTGATTGGGGCCATGATGTTTTTCGGCGAGAGGCTCAATCTCTGGCAATGGATCGGCGTGTTGCTGGCCGTGTTTTCCTTCTTCCTGCTGAGTCGATCGGGGAAAAAGGAAGGCATTGATTTCCGGCATAACCGATGGATTCTGTTCGTCTTTCTGTCCACGCTTACGGGAGCGCTCAGTGGGCTGTACGATAAGTTTCTGATGGCGCGACTGGCTCCGATGTTGGTACAGTCGTGGTTCGCAGTCTATCAGTTCTTTATTATGGCAGCCGTGCTTTTCATCCTGTGGTGGCCCCGCCGTCGGGAGGGGGTTCCCCTGAGGTGGAGATGGAGCATTCTGGGGGTGTCGGTGTTTCTTTCTGCGGCCGATTTTCTCTATTTTTGGGCACTCAGTTACGACGATTCGATGATTTCGGTCGTCTCCATGATCCGGCGCTCGAGCGTGATCGTCTCGTTTGCCGGCGGAGCGCTCTTTTTCAGGGAAAAGAATCTGGCCGGGAAGGCGGTCGATCTGGCGCTCGTGCTCCTGGGTATGGTCTTTCTCTATGTCGGGTCCCGTTAA
- the pheT gene encoding phenylalanine--tRNA ligase subunit beta produces the protein MKISYNWLKDYIETDLSAEEMSAILTSIGLEVEGLEKIESVRGGLEGVVVGEVLTCEMHPDSDHLHITSVSVGGEEPLPIVCGAPNVAAGQKVLVATVGTTLYPNGQEEGFKIKRSKIRGVESLGMICAADELGIGEDHSGIMVLEDSAVAGTPARDYLKLEDDYLFEIGLTPNRVDAASHYGVARDLAAYLRVNGRRSDLKKPSVEAFSVDGHENPVQVTVRNPEAAPRYAGITVTGVKIAPSPEWLQTRLRAIGIHPKNNVVDITNFILHELGQPLHAFDLDKIEGKEVVVRTCEEGTPFVTLDGEERKLSSQDLMICSATRPMCMAGVFGGLDSGVSDTTCNVFIESAYFNPVWVRKTARRHGLNTDSSFRFERGIDPDNTIYALKRAALLMRELAGGRISSEIVDIYPEKIGPFRFDISYERINALIGKEIPQETVRAIIRALDVTIEKEVDGVLSVAVPPYRVDVQREADLVEDILRIYGYNNVEIPLHVNSTLSYAPKPDKDRLVNSVADFLTSNGFAEIMCNSLTKSAYYEQSETCKAENCVKILNPLSTDLNVMRQTLLFGILETVQLNVNRKNGDLKLYEFGNCYCYDPSRADEGGLAPYSESYRLAVAMTGAAGAPSWNRKPEQVGFFQLRAVAEKLLRRFGIDIYALKSDSSESDLFGEAVVFAINGKELMRMGTVSRKLRGSFDLKNEVYYLEMNFDVLLQVVKRHKVTAEELSKFPEVKRDLALLVDKDMTFARLRSIAFATEKKLLKSVSLFDVYEGDKLPEGKKSYALSFILEDKTKTLTDAVIDKVMNNFVNQFERQAGAVIRA, from the coding sequence ATGAAGATTTCCTATAATTGGCTCAAGGATTATATTGAAACGGATCTCTCGGCGGAGGAGATGTCGGCGATCCTGACCTCGATCGGTCTGGAGGTGGAGGGGCTCGAGAAAATAGAGTCGGTGCGGGGCGGACTCGAAGGCGTCGTGGTCGGCGAAGTGCTGACCTGCGAAATGCACCCCGATTCGGACCATCTCCACATCACGAGTGTCTCGGTCGGTGGCGAAGAGCCTCTTCCGATCGTCTGCGGGGCTCCGAATGTGGCCGCCGGGCAGAAAGTGCTGGTCGCCACGGTCGGAACAACGCTCTATCCGAATGGCCAGGAGGAAGGGTTCAAGATAAAACGGAGCAAGATACGAGGCGTCGAATCGCTCGGTATGATTTGTGCGGCGGATGAACTCGGCATAGGGGAAGACCATTCGGGCATCATGGTCCTGGAGGATTCCGCTGTGGCGGGTACTCCGGCCCGTGATTATCTGAAGCTGGAGGATGACTACCTGTTCGAAATCGGTCTGACTCCCAACCGGGTGGATGCAGCCTCGCATTACGGGGTGGCTCGTGATCTGGCAGCCTATCTGCGGGTGAACGGCCGGCGGAGCGATTTGAAGAAGCCTTCGGTGGAGGCGTTTTCCGTCGACGGCCATGAAAATCCGGTTCAAGTGACCGTCCGGAATCCGGAAGCGGCTCCCCGATATGCAGGAATCACGGTGACGGGCGTGAAGATCGCCCCTTCGCCCGAGTGGCTGCAGACGCGACTGAGGGCCATCGGTATCCATCCCAAAAACAACGTGGTGGATATAACCAATTTCATCCTGCATGAGTTGGGACAACCTCTGCACGCTTTCGATCTGGATAAGATCGAGGGAAAAGAAGTGGTGGTGAGAACCTGTGAGGAAGGCACGCCTTTCGTGACACTGGACGGGGAGGAACGCAAGCTTTCCTCCCAGGACCTGATGATTTGCAGTGCAACCCGGCCGATGTGCATGGCCGGAGTCTTCGGCGGACTCGATTCGGGTGTGAGCGACACGACATGCAATGTCTTTATCGAGAGTGCTTACTTCAACCCCGTCTGGGTCCGGAAAACCGCCCGGCGGCACGGGTTGAACACCGACTCTTCGTTCCGTTTCGAGCGGGGAATCGACCCCGACAATACGATCTATGCCTTGAAACGGGCGGCCCTGCTGATGCGGGAGCTGGCCGGAGGCCGGATATCTTCGGAAATCGTGGACATTTATCCGGAAAAGATAGGGCCGTTTCGTTTCGACATCTCCTATGAACGGATCAATGCGTTGATCGGGAAGGAGATTCCGCAGGAGACGGTTCGGGCTATTATCCGGGCGTTGGATGTGACGATCGAGAAAGAGGTGGACGGCGTGCTTTCGGTAGCCGTCCCCCCCTACCGGGTCGATGTACAGCGTGAGGCGGACCTGGTGGAAGATATTCTCCGCATATACGGTTACAACAACGTGGAAATTCCCCTGCATGTCAACTCGACGCTGTCCTATGCTCCGAAGCCGGACAAGGACAGGCTGGTGAACAGCGTGGCGGATTTTCTGACTTCCAACGGTTTTGCCGAAATCATGTGCAACTCGCTTACGAAAAGCGCTTACTACGAACAGTCGGAGACCTGCAAGGCCGAAAATTGCGTGAAGATACTCAATCCGCTGAGTACCGACCTGAACGTCATGCGCCAGACGCTGTTGTTCGGTATACTGGAGACCGTCCAGTTGAATGTGAACCGGAAAAACGGCGATCTGAAGTTGTATGAATTCGGCAACTGTTACTGTTACGACCCTTCCAGGGCAGACGAGGGCGGATTGGCTCCTTATAGCGAGAGCTACCGTCTGGCCGTCGCCATGACCGGGGCGGCCGGAGCTCCGTCGTGGAACCGTAAGCCGGAGCAGGTCGGTTTTTTCCAGTTGCGGGCCGTGGCTGAAAAGTTGTTGCGCCGTTTCGGAATCGACATCTATGCTTTGAAATCGGACTCGTCCGAATCGGACCTTTTCGGGGAGGCGGTGGTCTTTGCGATTAACGGAAAAGAGCTGATGCGGATGGGGACGGTGTCCCGTAAACTCCGTGGCAGTTTCGATCTGAAGAACGAAGTATACTATCTGGAGATGAATTTCGACGTGTTGTTGCAGGTCGTTAAACGTCATAAGGTGACGGCAGAAGAGCTTTCGAAATTTCCGGAAGTGAAACGGGACCTGGCTCTGTTGGTGGACAAGGATATGACCTTCGCCCGTTTGCGCTCGATCGCGTTCGCAACGGAGAAGAAACTGCTCAAGAGCGTGTCCCTGTTCGACGTATACGAAGGTGACAAACTTCCGGAAGGTAAGAAATCCTATGCGTTGAGTTTCATTCTGGAAGACAAGACCAAAACGCTGACGGATGCGGTGATAGACAAGGTCATGAACAACTTTGTCAACCAGTTCGAACGCCAGGCAGGTGCCGTCATAAGAGCTTGA
- the guaA gene encoding glutamine-hydrolyzing GMP synthase: MQKKILILDFGSQYTQLIARRVRELNVYCEIHPYNKIPELDDSVRGVILSGSPFSVRDEKAPRVDLSAIKGKLPLLGVCYGAQYLSHYFGGEVMPSATREYGRAMLSVKDASDPLMKDLSVKTQVWMSHGDTIGKIPSAYRIIASTDDVPVAAYHIGGEQSWGIQFHPEVYHSTEGKQLLRNFVVDICGCRQDWTPDSFIETTVSELRAKVADDKVVLGLSGGVDSSVAAVLLHKAIGRNLICIFVDMGLLRKDEFETVLESYKNMGLNVIGVRAGDKFLADLKGVTDPEKKRKIIGRDFIEVFDEEAQKLKDVKWLAQGTIYPDVIESMSVNGPSATIKSHHNVGGLPEKMNLKIVEPLRLLFKDEVRRVGRQLQIPDMILGRHPFPGPGLGIRILGEVTAEKVRILQEADKIFIDGLREFGLYDKVWQAGVVLLPVQSVGVMGDERTYENCVALRAVTSTDGMTADWVHLPYEFLAKMSNDIINKVKGINRVVYDISSKPPATIEWE; this comes from the coding sequence ATGCAGAAAAAGATTCTGATACTCGATTTCGGGTCGCAGTACACCCAGTTGATCGCCCGGCGGGTGCGGGAACTGAATGTCTATTGTGAGATACATCCGTACAATAAAATTCCCGAGCTGGACGATTCGGTCCGGGGGGTGATTCTTTCGGGAAGTCCCTTCTCCGTGCGGGACGAAAAGGCTCCCCGGGTCGACCTGTCCGCCATTAAAGGGAAACTGCCTCTGTTGGGCGTCTGTTACGGAGCGCAGTACCTTTCGCACTATTTCGGCGGAGAGGTGATGCCTTCGGCTACACGGGAATACGGCCGTGCCATGCTTTCGGTGAAAGATGCTTCCGATCCTCTGATGAAAGACCTGTCGGTTAAAACACAGGTTTGGATGTCGCACGGAGACACGATCGGGAAAATTCCGTCGGCTTACCGGATCATCGCCAGCACGGATGACGTGCCGGTGGCGGCCTATCATATCGGAGGGGAACAGAGCTGGGGTATCCAGTTTCATCCGGAGGTGTACCACTCTACGGAGGGGAAACAACTGCTGAGGAATTTCGTGGTGGATATCTGCGGGTGCCGGCAGGACTGGACTCCCGATTCGTTTATCGAAACTACCGTCAGCGAGTTGAGAGCCAAGGTGGCCGACGATAAGGTCGTGCTGGGGCTTTCCGGCGGAGTGGATTCTTCAGTCGCGGCCGTTTTGCTGCACAAGGCTATCGGACGGAATCTGATATGTATTTTCGTGGATATGGGCCTGCTGCGGAAAGATGAGTTCGAAACGGTGCTCGAATCCTATAAGAATATGGGACTGAATGTGATCGGCGTGCGGGCCGGGGATAAGTTCCTGGCCGATCTGAAAGGAGTGACCGATCCCGAGAAGAAACGTAAGATCATCGGACGGGATTTCATCGAAGTGTTCGACGAAGAGGCACAGAAACTGAAAGATGTGAAGTGGTTGGCTCAGGGAACGATCTATCCCGACGTGATCGAATCCATGTCGGTGAATGGTCCGTCGGCAACGATCAAGTCGCACCATAATGTGGGAGGCCTTCCGGAGAAGATGAATTTGAAGATCGTGGAACCCCTGCGCCTGCTCTTCAAGGACGAGGTGCGCCGGGTCGGTCGCCAGCTCCAGATTCCGGACATGATTCTGGGGCGCCACCCCTTCCCTGGTCCGGGGCTCGGAATCCGCATATTGGGCGAGGTGACGGCCGAAAAAGTTCGTATCCTGCAGGAGGCGGACAAGATATTCATCGACGGCTTACGGGAATTCGGGCTTTACGATAAGGTCTGGCAGGCGGGAGTCGTTCTGTTGCCGGTCCAATCCGTAGGCGTCATGGGAGACGAGCGGACCTACGAAAACTGCGTGGCTCTGCGGGCCGTGACTTCGACCGACGGCATGACTGCCGACTGGGTTCACTTGCCTTACGAATTTCTTGCGAAGATGTCGAACGACATAATCAACAAGGTAAAGGGAATCAATCGCGTAGTTTATGACATCAGCTCGAAACCGCCCGCAACGATCGAGTGGGAATAG